Genomic DNA from Treponema pectinovorum:
TCGTAACTGTCTTTGATTGCACCGATTGTTTTTTGCAAATCGATGATATGGATACCATTGCGTTCTGCGAAGATATACTTCTTCATACGTGGATCCCAACGCTTTACCTGGTGACCAAAATGTACGCCAGATTCAAGCAAACTCTTCATGGTTACAACTGCCATAAAGTGTCTCCTTCACCGGAAAAACATCTTTTTTATTATTAAAATGTTTTCCACCGAACTCTGTTTCTCGAGGCGCATAAAATATGCGTCCGGAATATTTACGAGCTTATGTCTAAAAACCTACGGTCTGCCACAAGTCCCGACAAGACTACTCCAAAATAGAATAATTTTGTTCGCGCAGCATATCATAAAGTTCAAAAATTGGCAATCCCATAACAGCACTGTTTGTTCCTTCTATTTTTTTTATAAAACAACTTGCAATTCCTTGTATCCTATAACCACCAGCAACTCCATGCCATTCTCCAGTTTCAATATACCAGTCGATTTCTTCGCTAGCCATTTCATTAAATGTAACTTCTGTTATTGCAGTTCTGTTGGAGACATAGTGAAGTTCGCTATTAAAAAGGGCAAGCCCTGTTATAACTTTGTGAGTTTTTCCCTGTAGGCTTTCAATGTAATTTGCGGCTTCCTGTTGGTCTTTTGGTTTTCCTAAAATTTTATTTTCGTGGACTATTATCGTATCTGCACCTAAAATCCAAGGGTATTCTGTTCCTTGAGGAGCACTTCTAGCTACTGAATCGACTTTTCTCGTTGCCAAAAATTCTGGAATAGATTCTATTTGCATATCTAGCGGATATTCTTCTTTAAAAGTTGGCAATACTACTCTAAACGGAATGTTCAAAAGTTTTAAAATTTCCTGTCTTCTTGGAGAAGATGAAGCTAGAATTATGGGTTCCATTTTAGACTCCTGTAAAAATCATCTTGCTTTTATAATTGTAAATTTAGAAAAGCGAGATTGACAATTTTTTTTAATATTTATATTTTTCTGTGAAGGGGGATTAGCTTAATTGGATAGAGCGTCGGCCTCCGGAGCCGAAAGTTGCGTGTTCGAATCTCGTATCCCTCAAAATAAAAAAGGCATTTCTTTTTAAAACATAGAAATGCCTTTCCTTTTATATAATCATAATCGATTATTATTTTGCATTTGAATTATTTTTTGCTGAAGAACCAGAACCCTGAAGTTTTTTTAGTAATTCCAAAGCCCTTGTACGAACAGGTGTTACATAGCGATAGTTTGCTGCAATTTGACCTACCGCCTGAATCATTGGACCTTTGTTTTCTACTTTATCAGCAATTTTTTCATAAGCGATTAAAACTTCCAAAGCCAGTGAAGATGTCGGATTTAATACAGCATTCTTTTTTTGAGCCCAAGCGATTGTTTCAGAAACTTCGTCATTGTTGTTTATTCCGATTTCTCCCAAAGAGCGAATTGCCGCAGTGATAACCATAGGTTCGTTGTCTGCAAGTGCGATTTTAACCAAAGTATCTTTCGATTCTTCTGTTTTTACATTTGCCAATATATCGCAAGCTTTCGCTCTTATGTCTGGGAAGTTGTTCATCAAACGACCGTTTGTCCTTGATTGAGTTGTAATTCCTTCTCCTGCTAATCCGCCCAGTGCTTTCATCATATCTGGAGTTGCTCTTCCTTCGTTTACAGCGGTTTCAAGGTATTGTAGAGCGACAATCTTGTTGTCTCTTTCTTCCGAATTTGCAAGTTCTGTGATTACAACATCTTCCACGCTGCTTAAGTATTCGCTTTCTACGTTTGACTCGTTAGAGTTTTTAGATGATTGTGCGAAAAATGGAGCACACAATACTGCAAAAAATGCGATTGATGCGATATATTTTTTAGATTTCATTAAAAATCCCCCTTGGATTGATGCTTTTATCATCGGTGTTTGTATTAAAAATATTTAAAAAATTATAAATTATTACTTGCTAAAAATCAATAAAACTAACCATCGATTTTCGGAAGGTGAAGATACCAGCGTCCGTTTATTTTATTAAAATAATAGTAAACAGTGTATTTCTCGTCTGTATCTAAGGATTCATTCGAAGTAATTTGA
This window encodes:
- a CDS encoding Maf family protein, producing MEPIILASSSPRRQEILKLLNIPFRVVLPTFKEEYPLDMQIESIPEFLATRKVDSVARSAPQGTEYPWILGADTIIVHENKILGKPKDQQEAANYIESLQGKTHKVITGLALFNSELHYVSNRTAITEVTFNEMASEEIDWYIETGEWHGVAGGYRIQGIASCFIKKIEGTNSAVMGLPIFELYDMLREQNYSILE
- a CDS encoding HEAT repeat domain-containing protein — encoded protein: MKSKKYIASIAFFAVLCAPFFAQSSKNSNESNVESEYLSSVEDVVITELANSEERDNKIVALQYLETAVNEGRATPDMMKALGGLAGEGITTQSRTNGRLMNNFPDIRAKACDILANVKTEESKDTLVKIALADNEPMVITAAIRSLGEIGINNNDEVSETIAWAQKKNAVLNPTSSLALEVLIAYEKIADKVENKGPMIQAVGQIAANYRYVTPVRTRALELLKKLQGSGSSAKNNSNAK